The Thermodesulfobacteriota bacterium region GAGGAAGGTCGGGGCGAAAAATAATTTGTTGCAAGGAGAGAGGATGGCCAGTGATAGACCAACGATGATTCTCCTATCCAAATCGGATATGAGCAAAGAGGAAATTTCAGCCCTGTCTGATGCAGAAGCATGGAGATTGATATATTCAATTCCTTCTATCAAGGTAAAAGACAAGCGGTTGCAAGTCTGCTTCACCGGCTTTGGTACAAGTAAGAGACAAGAGCTTACTGATCTCGCTCGCAACAATAATTTCAGGGTTGTTTCATCTGTTACTAAAAATCTGGACTTCCTTTGTGGCGATGAAAATGCTGGCCCAAAGAAAATTGAAAAAGCTGAAGCTCAAGGGGTGCAATTCTTGGATGAGAGCCAGTTCATCTGTTTAATAGAAACAGGTGAAGTACCAAGTGGCGGTAAATAGGGGTAGCGGGGCTGTTGAGAAAAGCAATATTTCTGTCACTCCCGCGAAGGCGGGAGTCCAGAATTCCTTGAAATAGCTGGATTCCTGCTTTCGCAGGAATGACTTTTTTTGAAAAAGACACTTTTTCAAGAACCCCACAGCGGCCGTTTTTTATTGCCCCCCGCTTTTTGACAGCTTCGAGTAGTCAGCCTGCCGCCGAGGCCGTGCCGTACTCGGCAATAGAGGAGGATTAGATTATGTGCGCCAAGGTGAGGAGCACCCCGGCCGTCGTGTGCGCCGCTATGATGGACTTTATCGAAGGGACCAACCTCTGCCCACCCGCGTAGTCCTTTAAGAGCCCCGTCGCACCCTTCCACGCGAATACCAGAGACAGTAACGCTATTAGTGAGGCAGGAGGCAGTAGTCCGAGAAGAACCCCCACGATGAGGCTAAGGTACGCCCCCGCCACGATAACGACAAGTCCCCACCTCCCCCTCTCCGGCCCGAGACGGACGACGAGGTTACGCTTGCCAGCCGCCCTGTCCGCCTCGTAGTCAGGGAATTCGTTTATGTAGAGGAGTGCCGCTATGAGGAAAGAGATGGGGAGAGAGATGAAGATTATTTCGGCCCGGAGGCTGCCGGTCTGGACGAAGTAGGAGCCCGCGACGGTCAGCACGCCAAAGTTAAGCCCCACCATCAGCTCCCCGAGCCCCCGCCCGGCGAAGAATACAGGCGGGGCCGAGTAGAGAAGGCCCGTGGTAAGGCCGACCAGACCTATAAGAAGGAGCGGCCAGCCGCATATAAAGACAAGGTAGATACCGAT contains the following coding sequences:
- a CDS encoding BRCT domain-containing protein — encoded protein: MASDRPTMILLSKSDMSKEEISALSDAEAWRLIYSIPSIKVKDKRLQVCFTGFGTSKRQELTDLARNNNFRVVSSVTKNLDFLCGDENAGPKKIEKAEAQGVQFLDESQFICLIETGEVPSGGK
- the menA gene encoding 1,4-dihydroxy-2-naphthoate octaprenyltransferase, which encodes MRLVLYIMAARPQFFPAVVVPVVLGAAAAWHLAGTFSLWLLIPTLLAAVLYHGGINVINDYFDHLNGTDDINKTPLTPFTGGSRMIQKGLMTPLETLVLGTVLLTAGSLIGIYLVFICGWPLLLIGLVGLTTGLLYSAPPVFFAGRGLGELMVGLNFGVLTVAGSYFVQTGSLRAEIIFISLPISFLIAALLYINEFPDYEADRAAGKRNLVVRLGPERGRWGLVVIVAGAYLSLIVGVLLGLLPPASLIALLSLVFAWKGATGLLKDYAGGQRLVPSIKSIIAAHTTAGVLLTLAHII